Proteins from a genomic interval of Gemmatimonas sp.:
- a CDS encoding flavin prenyltransferase UbiX, with product MSAMSVRHPVVLAITGASGAPYAVRLLQALVALRVPTWLIVSSHGWRLLQTESGLGDLAALRAQVGAAAFDATVTVFDDNDRGAAPASGSARTSGMVVCPCSMGTVSAIAHGTSRSLVERAADVALKERRPLLLVPRETPLSLIHLENLTAVTRAGATVIPAAPGFYHQPTAIAELVDFMVARVLDHLQLEHTVGKRWGASS from the coding sequence ATGAGCGCCATGTCCGTCCGTCATCCGGTCGTGTTGGCCATTACCGGGGCGTCGGGCGCTCCCTACGCGGTGCGGCTGCTGCAGGCGCTGGTGGCGCTGCGCGTGCCCACGTGGCTCATCGTGTCGAGCCATGGCTGGCGCCTCCTGCAGACGGAGAGCGGCCTTGGCGACCTTGCCGCACTGCGGGCACAGGTGGGGGCCGCGGCATTCGACGCCACGGTCACGGTTTTCGACGACAATGACCGGGGGGCTGCGCCGGCGAGCGGATCGGCGCGCACCAGCGGTATGGTGGTCTGTCCGTGCAGCATGGGTACCGTGAGCGCCATCGCGCACGGTACGTCGCGCTCGCTGGTGGAGCGCGCGGCCGATGTGGCGCTCAAGGAGCGTCGCCCGCTCCTTCTTGTGCCACGGGAGACGCCGCTCTCGCTCATCCACCTGGAGAACCTGACGGCCGTGACGCGTGCCGGCGCCACCGTCATTCCCGCTGCCCCCGGCTTTTATCATCAGCCCACGGCCATCGCCGAGTTGGTGGACTTCATGGTGGCGCGGGTGCTCGACCACCTGCAGCTCGAGCACACGGTGGGCAAGCGCTGGGGTGCGTCATCGTAG
- a CDS encoding metallophosphoesterase family protein, translating into MKRATIIGLISDTHGLVRPEVFEALQGVSQILHAGDVGPADVLTELATIAPVRAVFGNTDAPGRPDLVERIDDVIDGVRIVVTHGHELGSPTPPKLVGAYPTADVIVYGHTHQQLVTKAARRVVVNPGAAGPRRFKLQPCVAKLYIYEGQADVELIPLGIPGDAE; encoded by the coding sequence ATGAAGCGCGCGACCATCATTGGTCTCATTTCCGATACGCACGGCCTCGTGCGCCCCGAAGTCTTCGAGGCGTTGCAGGGGGTGTCGCAGATCCTCCATGCCGGCGACGTGGGTCCCGCCGATGTCCTCACCGAACTGGCGACCATCGCCCCCGTCCGGGCGGTCTTCGGCAACACCGACGCGCCGGGACGCCCCGACCTGGTGGAGCGCATCGACGACGTGATCGACGGCGTGCGCATCGTGGTGACCCACGGGCACGAGTTGGGCAGCCCCACGCCTCCCAAACTGGTGGGGGCATATCCCACCGCCGACGTGATCGTGTACGGGCACACGCACCAGCAACTGGTCACCAAGGCCGCGCGGCGCGTGGTCGTGAATCCCGGCGCCGCCGGCCCGCGCCGTTTCAAGCTGCAGCCCTGCGTGGCCAAGCTGTACATCTACGAAGGGCAGGCCGATGTGGAGCTGATTCCGTTGGGGATACCGGGAGACGCGGAGTAG
- the purD gene encoding phosphoribosylamine--glycine ligase has protein sequence MKILLLGSGGREHALADALTRENTPVELIAAPGNPGIAELARLVRVNANDPREVAALAEAEQVTLVVVGPEAPLAAGVVDHLQQRGIPAFGPTMGAATVETSKADTKALMMAAGIPTAHAETHRRAREAKEAVRSRFGAPVVIKASGLAAGKGVIVCQTEAEAFDAIDRILDDRVFGEAGAECLVEAFMTGEELSLFAIADGHDVLPMIGAQDHKRLLEGDEGPNTGGMGAYTPVSFSTPSLVDDVTERIFLPTLHALRKRGTPFTGLLYAGLMLTPEGPKVVEFNCRFGDPETQAILPMLTSSLLDPILAVSRGARIGGMAPFCWRSGASVTTVVASGGYPDAPQTGFPVHLPSFSDSVRVFHAGTKRGDHGDLLTSGGRVFAVTALADSFAEAQQASRDAASRIEFEGAVYRRDIGWREASRVG, from the coding sequence ATGAAGATCCTCCTCCTCGGCTCGGGCGGCCGTGAACATGCCCTGGCGGACGCCCTCACGCGGGAAAACACGCCGGTCGAGCTGATCGCGGCGCCGGGCAATCCGGGCATCGCGGAACTCGCGCGGCTGGTGCGCGTCAACGCGAACGACCCGCGCGAGGTCGCCGCACTGGCGGAGGCGGAGCAGGTTACACTGGTGGTGGTGGGCCCCGAGGCGCCGCTTGCCGCCGGGGTGGTAGACCACCTGCAGCAGCGCGGCATCCCGGCGTTCGGCCCCACGATGGGCGCCGCGACGGTGGAAACGAGCAAGGCCGACACGAAGGCGCTCATGATGGCCGCCGGGATCCCCACGGCCCATGCCGAAACGCATCGCCGCGCACGCGAGGCGAAGGAGGCTGTCCGCAGCCGGTTTGGCGCCCCGGTGGTGATCAAGGCCAGCGGTCTGGCGGCGGGCAAGGGCGTGATCGTCTGCCAGACGGAGGCCGAGGCGTTCGACGCCATCGATCGCATCCTCGACGATCGGGTCTTCGGCGAGGCGGGCGCCGAGTGTCTCGTGGAGGCCTTCATGACCGGCGAGGAGCTTTCGCTCTTCGCGATTGCCGACGGTCATGATGTGCTGCCCATGATCGGTGCGCAGGACCACAAGCGCCTGCTGGAAGGGGACGAGGGGCCGAATACCGGCGGAATGGGGGCCTATACCCCCGTCTCGTTCTCCACCCCGTCGCTCGTGGATGACGTGACGGAGCGCATTTTCCTCCCCACGCTGCACGCGCTGCGCAAGCGCGGCACGCCGTTCACCGGCCTGCTGTACGCGGGGCTGATGCTCACGCCCGAGGGCCCGAAGGTGGTGGAGTTCAACTGTCGTTTCGGTGATCCCGAGACCCAGGCCATCCTACCCATGCTCACGAGCAGCCTGCTCGACCCCATCCTGGCTGTTTCACGTGGCGCGCGCATTGGCGGCATGGCACCGTTCTGTTGGCGGAGCGGTGCCAGCGTGACCACCGTGGTGGCATCGGGCGGCTATCCCGACGCGCCGCAGACGGGCTTCCCCGTGCATCTGCCGAGCTTCAGCGACTCCGTGCGCGTGTTCCATGCGGGTACGAAGCGCGGCGACCACGGCGACCTGCTCACGAGCGGTGGTCGCGTCTTCGCCGTGACCGCGCTCGCCGACAGTTTTGCCGAAGCACAGCAGGCGTCGCGCGACGCGGCCTCGCGCATCGAGTTCGAGGGGGCGGTGTACCGGCGCGATATCGGCTGGCGCGAAGCGTCGCGGGTGGGCTGA
- a CDS encoding UbiA-like polyprenyltransferase has product MSTPSNIVPPKGARDGQLMRGQSLPVRLANFVKLPHTVFAMPFSLVGVIFASVVAPVTPAIVGWVLLAFTSARFAAMAFNRLVDRDVDALNPRTAMRELPAGTLTVGQAKLSIVVSSTLFIFASFMLNPLCLALSPVALLWVLGYSYTKRFTRWSHLWLGLGLSIAPVGGYLAVTGAWSEPVWLLLVLAAAVVCWSGGFDMIYALQDAAFDTRHGLHSVPSTFGVHRAVGIARLLHVLAVGGFAAVVAAQPLGNATPLVQGILWVAVAGIALMLLWEHRLVKADDLSRIDAAFFTMNGLISLGFLAFVLTARLLLPETP; this is encoded by the coding sequence GTGAGCACGCCGTCGAACATCGTGCCCCCCAAGGGCGCGCGGGATGGGCAGCTCATGCGCGGGCAGTCGCTTCCCGTGCGTCTGGCCAACTTCGTGAAGCTGCCGCACACCGTGTTCGCGATGCCCTTCTCGCTGGTCGGCGTGATCTTCGCCAGCGTGGTGGCACCGGTAACGCCAGCCATCGTCGGGTGGGTGCTGCTGGCGTTCACGAGCGCGCGCTTCGCCGCCATGGCGTTCAACCGGCTCGTCGACCGTGATGTGGATGCGCTCAACCCGCGCACGGCCATGCGCGAACTGCCGGCCGGCACGCTCACGGTGGGACAGGCGAAGCTGAGTATCGTGGTGAGCAGCACCCTGTTCATTTTCGCCAGCTTCATGCTCAACCCGCTCTGCCTGGCCCTGTCGCCCGTGGCGCTGCTGTGGGTGCTGGGCTACAGCTACACCAAGCGATTCACCCGCTGGTCGCACCTCTGGTTGGGGCTCGGGCTGTCCATTGCCCCGGTGGGTGGCTATCTCGCCGTCACCGGCGCGTGGAGTGAGCCGGTGTGGCTGCTGCTGGTTCTGGCCGCCGCGGTGGTGTGCTGGAGCGGTGGCTTCGACATGATCTATGCCCTGCAGGATGCGGCGTTCGACACCCGGCACGGCCTGCACAGTGTGCCCAGCACGTTCGGGGTGCACCGCGCGGTGGGCATTGCGCGCCTGCTCCACGTGCTGGCCGTAGGCGGCTTCGCCGCCGTGGTGGCGGCGCAGCCGCTTGGCAACGCGACGCCACTCGTGCAGGGCATCCTGTGGGTCGCCGTGGCGGGAATTGCCCTCATGCTGCTGTGGGAGCATCGGCTCGTGAAGGCCGACGACCTGAGTCGCATCGATGCCGCATTCTTCACCATGAACGGACTCATTTCCCTCGGTTTTCTGGCGTTCGTGCTGACCGCCCGCCTCCTGCTGCCGGAGACTCCATGA
- the mutM gene encoding bifunctional DNA-formamidopyrimidine glycosylase/DNA-(apurinic or apyrimidinic site) lyase, whose protein sequence is MPELPETETIARDLHDMVVGAVVSGVSVPRPDVLREADIEGFVLALVRQPIRRVWRRAKLIVLDIDARPELAALEPAWRIVVQPRFTGGLVVDDGSLEESERAYTCVTFALQDGRSLHYRDVRRLGTVALMDRTRFAAYSGALGLEPLDHATDDAAFSGCVRVTRQAIKIALMDQKRLAGVGNIYANEALWLAGIDPSREACTLSAQELSRLRTELRAVLAASIAARGTSFRDYRDARGERGRFVEQLAAYGRAGAPCRRCGRRLVGTHAVDGRSTVFCPGCQS, encoded by the coding sequence ATGCCCGAACTCCCCGAAACCGAAACGATTGCCCGCGACCTGCACGACATGGTCGTGGGCGCGGTTGTTTCCGGGGTGTCGGTGCCCCGCCCCGATGTGCTGCGTGAAGCCGACATCGAGGGGTTCGTGCTGGCGTTGGTGCGTCAGCCCATCCGTCGTGTCTGGCGTCGCGCCAAACTCATCGTGCTGGATATCGACGCGCGCCCCGAACTCGCGGCGCTCGAGCCGGCGTGGCGCATCGTGGTGCAACCCCGCTTCACCGGCGGCCTGGTGGTGGATGACGGCTCGCTCGAAGAGAGCGAGCGCGCCTATACCTGCGTGACCTTCGCGCTGCAGGACGGGCGGTCGCTGCACTACCGCGACGTGCGGCGGCTGGGCACCGTGGCCCTCATGGATCGCACGCGTTTTGCTGCCTACTCCGGAGCGCTTGGGCTCGAACCCCTTGACCACGCGACCGACGACGCTGCATTTTCGGGGTGTGTTCGGGTTACGCGTCAGGCCATCAAGATTGCGCTGATGGACCAGAAGCGGCTCGCCGGGGTGGGCAACATTTACGCAAACGAGGCGCTGTGGCTCGCCGGAATCGATCCGTCACGCGAAGCGTGCACGCTCAGCGCGCAGGAGCTGTCGAGACTGCGCACGGAACTGCGCGCGGTACTGGCGGCCAGCATCGCGGCGCGCGGCACCAGCTTTCGCGACTACCGGGATGCGCGCGGTGAACGGGGACGGTTTGTCGAACAGCTGGCCGCGTACGGTCGCGCCGGGGCACCCTGTCGCCGCTGTGGACGGCGCCTGGTCGGTACCCACGCCGTGGACGGACGCAGCACGGTCTTCTGCCCGGGGTGTCAGTCCTGA
- a CDS encoding GIY-YIG nuclease family protein, whose amino-acid sequence MDGAWSVPTPWTDAARSSARGVSPELASGLAAALPLPRRRTRPALATQLDLAVGTPESDVARLKAHVRDSARNEPGVYLMRGAHGEVLYVGKSTQVRTRLLSYFRLPWPEHRHARLLRETSRIEWEPLPSEFAALLREVRLIRAHLPRYNVRSARPLDKWWVITIARGPAPRLRIQRASAAARSRDVAQVIGPFASRRPLQDALRVLNDALGLRDCSDRVPMHTNDSAELFEQAHPALQRTPGCHRYETRRCLGPCIGATSEYAYRAQLTRAKAVLEGRDDTPHQHLVREMTVASAALSYERAGWLRDRLTALQEFDAQLSRVREALTRPSFVYAVPGRDGDDRLYLVRHGRVMAEARCGDPHAVNALQAQEINAVQPPSGAMVDQLDELLLVESWFRGRNGADALVADTVVGALEKLAMHVQTAGPLATTNSHYERKTPPEIA is encoded by the coding sequence GTGGACGGCGCCTGGTCGGTACCCACGCCGTGGACGGACGCAGCACGGTCTTCTGCCCGGGGTGTCAGTCCTGAGCTGGCCAGCGGGCTTGCCGCCGCCCTCCCGCTCCCCCGGCGCCGCACGCGCCCCGCTCTCGCCACCCAGCTGGATCTCGCGGTTGGCACCCCGGAATCCGATGTCGCCCGTCTCAAGGCGCATGTGCGCGACAGCGCCCGCAACGAACCGGGCGTGTACCTCATGCGGGGGGCACACGGCGAAGTGCTGTACGTGGGCAAGAGTACGCAGGTGCGTACGCGGCTGTTGTCGTACTTCCGCCTGCCGTGGCCCGAGCATCGACACGCGCGCCTGCTGCGCGAGACGTCGCGCATCGAATGGGAGCCGCTCCCCAGCGAATTCGCCGCGCTCCTGCGGGAAGTGCGCCTCATTCGTGCCCACCTGCCCCGCTACAACGTGCGCTCGGCGCGACCGCTCGATAAGTGGTGGGTCATCACGATCGCCAGGGGACCGGCGCCGCGGTTGCGTATTCAGCGGGCCAGCGCCGCCGCGCGCTCGCGCGATGTGGCGCAAGTCATTGGCCCCTTCGCCTCACGGCGTCCGCTGCAGGACGCGTTGCGCGTGCTGAACGATGCGCTGGGGCTGCGTGACTGCAGTGATCGCGTCCCCATGCACACCAACGACAGCGCGGAACTGTTCGAACAGGCCCACCCGGCGCTGCAGCGTACGCCCGGGTGCCATCGGTACGAAACCCGACGCTGCCTCGGGCCGTGCATTGGTGCCACAAGCGAATACGCGTACCGCGCCCAGCTCACCCGTGCCAAAGCGGTGCTCGAGGGTCGCGACGATACGCCGCACCAGCACCTCGTGCGCGAAATGACGGTGGCCAGCGCGGCGCTCTCCTACGAACGTGCCGGGTGGCTGCGTGACCGGCTCACCGCGCTGCAGGAGTTCGACGCGCAGCTGTCGCGTGTGCGGGAGGCGCTCACGCGGCCAAGCTTCGTGTACGCGGTGCCTGGACGGGACGGCGACGATCGACTGTATCTGGTGCGGCACGGGCGGGTCATGGCCGAAGCCCGCTGCGGCGATCCACACGCGGTGAATGCTCTGCAGGCGCAGGAAATCAATGCCGTGCAGCCGCCAAGCGGCGCCATGGTGGATCAGCTCGACGAGCTGCTGCTGGTGGAGTCGTGGTTCCGCGGTCGCAACGGCGCCGATGCACTCGTGGCCGACACGGTGGTCGGGGCGCTGGAGAAACTGGCGATGCATGTGCAAACAGCAGGTCCACTGGCGACTACGAACTCACACTACGAACGAAAAACTCCCCCGGAGATCGCGTGA